In Strigops habroptila isolate Jane chromosome 4, bStrHab1.2.pri, whole genome shotgun sequence, a single genomic region encodes these proteins:
- the JPT2 gene encoding jupiter microtubule associated homolog 2 isoform X2, with protein sequence MFQGPEADPAKPSSRVLKPPGGGSSNLFGSTEEVSSSSRPHRMASDIFGASEQPQNIPKRTNPPGGKESGIFEDSSSAQPRPRMNPPGGKTSDIFGSPVSTSVVRAHPNKPKDHIVLKEDETPKKLEATENIKPQLEDGGERKDVGKEERCSEPEPKLDNHEPRLGPRPRSHNKVLNPPGGKSSIAFY encoded by the exons ATGTTCCAGGGCCCCGAGGCCGACCCGGCCAAGCCGAGCTCCAG GGTATTGAAGCCCCCAGGAGGAGGGTCTAGTAACCTCTTCGGGAGTACAGAGGAAGTTTCTTCTTCAAGCAGGCCACACCGAATGGCATCCGATATCTTTGGAGCATCAGAACAGCCTCAAAACATtccaaaaagaacaaaccctCCAG gaggaaaagaaagcgGTATTTTTGAGGATTCTAGTTCTGCTCAGCCTCGTCCACGCATGAATCCACCTGGTGGGAAGACAAGCGATATCTTTGGGTCTCCTGTGTCTACCAGTGTTGTGCGAGCACACCCAAACAAGCCCAAG GATCACATTGTCTTGAAAGAAGATGAAACACCAAAGAAGCTTGAAG ctACAGAAAATATCAAACCACAGCTGGAAGATGGAGGCGAGAGAAAAGACGTGGGCAAAGAGGAGCGATGCTCGGAGCCAGAGCCGAAGTTAGACAATCACGAGCCCCGGTTAGGGCCGAGGCCGCGCTCACACAACAAGGTCCTCAATCCGCCGGGGGGGAAGTCCAGTATCGCGTTCTATTAG
- the JPT2 gene encoding jupiter microtubule associated homolog 2 isoform X1 produces MTPPLPWVRGHAWGGRRSGRARPVGLRRPARRERGWALPVRALDPERSVRLCTSSGKERNPVTLCQALRGSSANAGMSRVLKPPGGGSSNLFGSTEEVSSSSRPHRMASDIFGASEQPQNIPKRTNPPGGKESGIFEDSSSAQPRPRMNPPGGKTSDIFGSPVSTSVVRAHPNKPKDHIVLKEDETPKKLEATENIKPQLEDGGERKDVGKEERCSEPEPKLDNHEPRLGPRPRSHNKVLNPPGGKSSIAFY; encoded by the exons ATGACGCCGCCGCTGCCCTGGGTTCGGGGCCACGCGTGGGGCGGGCGGAGGAGCGGCAGGGCCCGTCCCGTGGGGCTGCggcgcccggcccggcgggagcggggctgggcCTTGCCGGTCAGGGCTCTGGATCCTGAGCGTTCCGTGCGCCTTTGTACCTCCTCGGGCAAGGAGCGGAATCCGGTCACGCTCTGTCAAGCTTTGCGAGGATCCAGCGCAAACGCCGGCATGAGCAG GGTATTGAAGCCCCCAGGAGGAGGGTCTAGTAACCTCTTCGGGAGTACAGAGGAAGTTTCTTCTTCAAGCAGGCCACACCGAATGGCATCCGATATCTTTGGAGCATCAGAACAGCCTCAAAACATtccaaaaagaacaaaccctCCAG gaggaaaagaaagcgGTATTTTTGAGGATTCTAGTTCTGCTCAGCCTCGTCCACGCATGAATCCACCTGGTGGGAAGACAAGCGATATCTTTGGGTCTCCTGTGTCTACCAGTGTTGTGCGAGCACACCCAAACAAGCCCAAG GATCACATTGTCTTGAAAGAAGATGAAACACCAAAGAAGCTTGAAG ctACAGAAAATATCAAACCACAGCTGGAAGATGGAGGCGAGAGAAAAGACGTGGGCAAAGAGGAGCGATGCTCGGAGCCAGAGCCGAAGTTAGACAATCACGAGCCCCGGTTAGGGCCGAGGCCGCGCTCACACAACAAGGTCCTCAATCCGCCGGGGGGGAAGTCCAGTATCGCGTTCTATTAG